The sequence CACCACTCGATGCGGTCCAACCGCCGGTACGGGTAAGCCGACCGGGTGACCCCGGGCTTGCCGCCACCAACCGGGCTGGGCTACGGCCACCCGGGTGCACGGAGGGGCTGCCGAGGGACGTCCGTCCTCCGGGTGGCCCGCCCCACCGCGGCGGGCCACCGAGGAACGGGGCAGGCGGACGGTGGCGGGTGGCGGGTGGCGGGCGGACGGGCGAGGGAAAGGGCAGGGGATCGGGAGGGGAGGGGGAGGGGGAGGGGTGGCCCCCGCGAGGCTCGCGGGGGCCACCCCAGGACCAACCTTCGACTCCTCTGACCTCGTCGACCGGGCGCTCCGAGCACCCGGTCGACGTCACGGCCGGAAGGCCGACCGGCGGCGCGGAGTGGGAAGTCGACCACGCCGACTTCCCACTCCGGGGCCGCCGGCGGGCGATACCTGCCGGAACAGCTGGTGCCGGGGCTCCGAGGCGATGGCTCGGAGCCCCGGCACCAGGAGCCGGACCCTCAGGGGCGTGGGGTCAGTTGTGGGCGTGGAGGTCGGCGTTGAGGCCGCCCCAGGAGCCGGAGCGGGCGATGACCTCGACGGCGCCGGTCTGGGAGTTGCGGCGGAACAGGAGGTTGTCCTGGCCGGACAGTTCGACGGCCTTGGCCACGGTGCCGTCCGGGGTGGTCACCCGGGTGCCGGCGGTGACGTAGAGGCCGGCCTCGACGACGCAGTCGTTGCCGAGCGAGATGCCGATGCCCGCGTTGGCGCCGAGCAGGCAGCGCTCGCCGACGGAGACGACCTGCTTGCCGCCACCCGACAGCGTGCCCATGATCGAGGCACCGCCGCCGATGTCGCTGTGGTCGCCGACCACGACGCCGGCACTGATCCGGCCCTCGACCATCGAGGTGCCCAGCGTGCCCGCGTTGAAGTTGACGAAGCCCTCGTGCATCACGGTGGTGCCGACAGCCAGGTGCGCGCCGAGGCGGACGCGGTCCGCGTGGGCGATGCGCACACCGGAGGGGGCGACGTAGTCGGTCATCCGCGGGAACTTGTCGATCCCGTAGACGGCGAGCTGCCCGCCCTGGGCGCGCACGGCCAGCCGGGCCTGCTCGACCTTGTCCACCGGGACCGGGCCGATGCTGGTCCACGCCACGTTGGCGAGCAGCCCGAAGACACCGTCCAGGCTCAGACCGTGCGGCTGGACCAGGCGGTGGCTGAGCAGGTGCAGACGCAGGTAGGCGTCGTGCGCGTCGAGCGGCTTCTCGTCCAGCGAGGCGATGGCGGTGCGCACGGCGACCACCTCGACACCGCGGCGGGCGTCGGCGCGCAGTGCCTCGGCGGCACCCGAGCCCAGCTCGGCCTCGGCCTGCTCGGCGGTCAGGAGGACGGTCCCGGCCGGGCCGGGCGCGGCGGTCAGCGCGGGGGCCGGGTACCAGGTGTCGAGGACGGTGCCGTCCGCGGCGATGGTGGCCAGACCTGCGGCAACGGCGCCGCTCACGGGGGAGGTGGATTCAGCAGTCACATCGTGCACGTTAACGAATCAGGGCGGCCGTTGCCGAACGCGCTCACCGTCCGGACAGATCGGCGGGACGCGACGCACCGGGGAAAATCCGGCGGTCGGGCGGGCGCGGCTGGGCGATACTCGGACGGGTGTTCATGTCGATCTCCACCACCGGAGCCGCTGGAGCGACCGGTCCCGCCGGTCCCGCCGGACGCCCGGCCACCGATCTGGCGCGCCTGCTGCACCGGCGGCCGGACGCGGTGCACCGGGTCGCGACCGCGTTCGGTGAGGCGCACCTCTTCTTCCCCGAGGCCGACGCGGAGCGCTGCACCGCCGTGCTGCTGGTGGAACCCGGCCCGGAGACACCGGCCCGCGGCCGCCGGGGCAAGGAGCGCCCGCCCGCCGTGCCCGATGCGCGTGTCGGAGACCGCCCCTACGCGGCCTCCTCGCTGTTCGCGGCGGTCCTGCGGACGGTGTTCCGGCAGCCGCTCGAGCAGTCGTCCGATGCGTCCGCGCGATCCGAGCCCTCCGAGCCCTCCGAGCCCTCCGAGCCCTCCGAGGCGTCCGAGGCGTCCGAGTTCTCCGGGGACGAGGGGCTGCCGCTGGAGATCGAGCTGCCGGTCGTCCGCGCCGACCGGGAGCCGGGGCCCGCCCCGGGCGGTGCCGACGGTGTCGCGCTGGCGCGACGGCTGTTCGAGCCGCTGGGCTGGCGGGTCGAGGCGGCGGAACTGCCACTGGACGACGCTCCGGCGGTCCCCGGCGGTTCGCCGTACCTGCGGCTCCGGCTGGCAGCGCCGGCGGTCCGGCCGGCCGAGGCGCTGCGGCAGCTGGCGGCGCTGCTGCCGGTGCTGGACGGCGCCGCGCACCACTGGGTGCCGCCGGAGCGGGCGGATGTCGACGGGCTGCTCGCCGCTCATCCCGAGCGGGCCGTGATCGCCCGTCGCCTGGCCCGGCACGGCCACGCCGTGACCCGGGACGGCGACGGCCGGGACGACGGGGCGGCCGTGCGGGCCGCGCTGGCCGCGGTCGGGGCGAGCCGGGTGGTGCACCTCGGGTGCGGGCAGGGAGATCTGCTCGCGGGGCTGCTCGCGGACGGCGGTTTCACCGAACTGCTCGGCGTGGACGTCTCGCCGGCGGCCCTGGCTGCGGCCGCCCACCGGCTGGGGCTGGCGCGTACGGAGGACCCCGCGCCGGAGTGGGAGCTGCGGAGCGGAGCGGGCCGCGCCCGGGTCCGGCTGGTGCAGGGCGCGCCGGTTTACGGGGACGCCCGTCGGACGGGGTTCGACGCGACGGTGTTCGAGGCCCCGGCCGAAGCGCTGTCCGGGCCCGCGTCGGGGCCCGAGCCCGATCCCGGGCCCGGGTCCACGTCCGCGCCCGCCGTCCTGCCCCTGCCCGGGGCGACGGACCGGGCGACGGACCGGGTGACGCCCGCCGCGCACCCGGCGTACCTGGAGCACGCC comes from Streptomyces sp. TLI_053 and encodes:
- the dapD gene encoding 2,3,4,5-tetrahydropyridine-2,6-dicarboxylate N-succinyltransferase, with protein sequence MTAESTSPVSGAVAAGLATIAADGTVLDTWYPAPALTAAPGPAGTVLLTAEQAEAELGSGAAEALRADARRGVEVVAVRTAIASLDEKPLDAHDAYLRLHLLSHRLVQPHGLSLDGVFGLLANVAWTSIGPVPVDKVEQARLAVRAQGGQLAVYGIDKFPRMTDYVAPSGVRIAHADRVRLGAHLAVGTTVMHEGFVNFNAGTLGTSMVEGRISAGVVVGDHSDIGGGASIMGTLSGGGKQVVSVGERCLLGANAGIGISLGNDCVVEAGLYVTAGTRVTTPDGTVAKAVELSGQDNLLFRRNSQTGAVEVIARSGSWGGLNADLHAHN